A region from the Sandaracinus amylolyticus genome encodes:
- a CDS encoding potassium channel family protein → MKAKKVLVIGVGRFGDSLIETLWQARAEIIAVDADPEQVEQVKDKTSAAFVGDATDPRVLSAIGADLVDTAVVTFGEDFEATVLCVTTLRKMGVKDVVARAATMRQAEVLRMVGASRVVQLEHEMGHRVAADLVMPVASDLLDFAHGVRVVPWIAEGKMVGKTLAQAELRKRWEIHVLGVRPQGAGGKKLEVPGADYTIAAGDTLLIAGAEASINRFVRESE, encoded by the coding sequence ATGAAGGCGAAGAAGGTGCTCGTGATCGGCGTGGGCCGCTTCGGAGACTCGCTGATCGAGACGCTCTGGCAGGCGCGCGCCGAGATCATCGCGGTCGACGCGGACCCCGAGCAGGTCGAGCAGGTGAAGGACAAGACGAGCGCGGCGTTCGTGGGCGACGCGACCGATCCGCGTGTGCTCTCCGCGATCGGCGCCGATCTCGTCGACACCGCGGTGGTCACGTTCGGCGAGGACTTCGAGGCGACCGTGCTCTGCGTCACCACGCTCAGGAAGATGGGCGTGAAGGACGTCGTCGCGCGCGCCGCGACGATGCGCCAGGCCGAGGTGCTCCGCATGGTCGGCGCCTCGCGCGTCGTGCAGCTCGAGCACGAGATGGGTCATCGCGTGGCGGCCGATCTGGTCATGCCCGTCGCGAGCGATCTGCTCGACTTCGCCCACGGCGTGCGGGTCGTGCCCTGGATCGCCGAGGGCAAGATGGTGGGCAAGACGCTCGCGCAGGCCGAGCTCCGCAAGCGCTGGGAGATCCACGTGCTCGGCGTTCGCCCGCAGGGCGCGGGCGGGAAGAAGCTCGAGGTGCCCGGCGCCGACTACACGATCGCGGCGGGCGACACGCTGCTCATCGCCGGCGCGGAGGCGTCGATCAACCGCTTCGTGCGCGAGAGCGAGTAA
- a CDS encoding acetolactate synthase large subunit: protein MNASETFVRALEAEGVTYVFGIPGEENLDLLEALRTSRIRLILTRHEQAAGFMAATHGRLTGRAGVALSTLGPGATNFVTAAAYAQLGAMPMLMITGQKPIKSSKQGHFQIVDVVDMMRPLTKYTRQIVSADTIPARVREAFRCAEEERPGAVHLELPEDIARDPGGAPLLEPAATRRPIADDKAIHRALAALKDAKRPLLMIGAGANRKLTSKMLRQFVDHTGIPFFTTQMGKGVLDETHPLWLGNAALSDGDFVHRAIERADCIVNCGHDVVEKPPFFMRGARTVIHVNFSAAQVDSVYFPQLEVVGDIANTIWRLKEALEPQPHWDFSFFQTVREHLDAHLLRRADDERFPMHPARVVADVRRVMPHDGVVCLDNGIYKLWFARAYRCRMPNTLLLDNALATMGAGLPSAIAAKIVQPSRRVLAVCGDGGFMMNSQELETAVRLGLDLVVLVLRDDAYGMIRWKQAHMGLPDYGMALGNPDFVKYAESYGARGHRPSSAADLARMVERAFESKGVHLVDVPVDYSENDEILNREIRELSAAI, encoded by the coding sequence TTGAACGCATCCGAGACCTTCGTCCGTGCGCTCGAGGCCGAGGGCGTCACCTACGTCTTCGGCATTCCAGGCGAGGAGAACCTCGATCTCCTCGAAGCGCTGCGCACCTCGCGCATCCGTCTGATCCTCACGCGACACGAGCAGGCCGCGGGCTTCATGGCCGCGACCCACGGGCGGCTCACCGGGCGCGCGGGTGTCGCGCTCTCGACGCTCGGCCCCGGCGCGACGAACTTCGTGACCGCCGCCGCGTACGCGCAGCTCGGCGCGATGCCGATGCTGATGATCACCGGCCAGAAGCCGATCAAATCCTCGAAGCAGGGCCACTTCCAGATCGTCGACGTGGTCGACATGATGCGGCCGCTCACCAAGTACACGCGGCAGATCGTCTCGGCCGACACGATCCCGGCGCGCGTGCGCGAGGCGTTCCGGTGCGCCGAAGAAGAGCGCCCGGGCGCGGTGCACCTCGAGCTCCCCGAGGACATCGCGCGCGATCCTGGCGGGGCCCCGCTGCTCGAGCCCGCGGCGACCCGCCGTCCGATCGCCGACGACAAGGCGATCCACCGCGCGCTCGCCGCGCTGAAGGACGCGAAGCGGCCGCTCCTGATGATCGGCGCGGGCGCGAACCGGAAGCTCACGAGCAAGATGCTCCGGCAGTTCGTCGATCACACCGGCATCCCGTTCTTCACGACGCAGATGGGCAAGGGCGTGCTCGACGAGACGCACCCGCTCTGGCTCGGCAACGCCGCGCTCTCCGACGGCGACTTCGTGCACCGCGCGATCGAGCGCGCCGACTGCATCGTCAACTGCGGCCACGACGTCGTGGAGAAGCCGCCGTTCTTCATGCGCGGCGCGCGCACCGTCATCCACGTGAACTTCAGCGCGGCGCAGGTCGACTCGGTCTACTTCCCGCAGCTCGAGGTCGTCGGCGACATCGCGAACACCATCTGGCGCCTCAAGGAAGCGCTCGAGCCGCAGCCGCACTGGGACTTCTCGTTCTTCCAGACGGTGCGCGAGCACCTCGACGCGCACCTGCTCCGTCGCGCCGACGACGAGCGCTTCCCGATGCACCCCGCGCGCGTCGTCGCGGACGTTCGCCGCGTGATGCCCCACGACGGAGTCGTCTGCCTCGACAACGGCATCTACAAGCTGTGGTTCGCGCGCGCATATCGCTGCCGCATGCCGAACACGCTGCTGCTCGACAACGCGCTGGCGACGATGGGCGCGGGGCTGCCCTCGGCGATCGCCGCGAAGATCGTGCAGCCGAGCCGGCGCGTGCTCGCGGTCTGCGGCGACGGCGGGTTCATGATGAACTCGCAGGAGCTCGAGACCGCGGTGCGCCTCGGCCTCGATCTCGTCGTGCTCGTCCTGCGCGACGACGCGTACGGCATGATCCGCTGGAAGCAGGCGCACATGGGCCTGCCCGACTACGGCATGGCGCTCGGCAACCCCGACTTCGTGAAGTACGCGGAGTCGTACGGCGCGCGTGGTCATCGTCCTTCGAGCGCCGCCGATCTCGCGCGCATGGTCGAGCGCGCGTTCGAGAGCAAGGGCGTCCATCTCGTCGACGTGCCGGTCGACTATTCCGAGAACGACGAGATCCTGAACCGCGAGATCCGCGAGCTCTCCGCGGCGATCTGA
- a CDS encoding aldehyde dehydrogenase family protein — translation MTKLRERYPFFVANRPEQPNEELEVTDKFSGEVVTRVALARTPDIDRAIAAAVAAEKPFAQMPPYARQAVLEHCVKRFRERFEELAHALCVEAGKPIKDSRGEVTRLIDTFRVAAEESVRIDGEVLNLEISARAKGYRGFTKRVPIGACSFISPFNFPLNLAAHKVAPAIAVGCPFVLKPASRTPLGALIIGEVLAETELPPGAFSILPVHRDGADLFTTDERFKLLSFTGSPAVGWDLKARAGKKKVVLELGGNAACIVDEDQRDQLDRVVERIVFGAYYQSGQSCISVQRILVHASLYDALRERLVTAVRALRSGDPKDESTFIGPMISESEAKRLDGWIQDAAKKGAKVLVGGKREGTMLDATLVEDTPRDCALYAEEAFGPVALLSRFERFEDAIAEVNDSKFGLQAGVFTRDVFKAQRAWDELEVGGVIINDVPSFRVDNMPYGGVKESGLGREGIRSAIDDMTEVRLMILKMP, via the coding sequence ATGACGAAGCTCCGCGAGCGTTATCCCTTCTTCGTCGCCAACCGCCCCGAGCAGCCCAACGAGGAGCTCGAGGTCACCGACAAGTTCTCCGGCGAGGTCGTCACGCGCGTCGCGCTCGCGCGCACGCCCGACATCGATCGCGCGATCGCCGCCGCGGTCGCCGCCGAGAAGCCGTTCGCGCAGATGCCGCCCTACGCGCGACAGGCGGTGCTCGAGCACTGCGTGAAGCGCTTCCGCGAGCGCTTCGAGGAGCTCGCGCACGCGCTCTGCGTCGAAGCGGGCAAGCCGATCAAGGACTCGCGCGGCGAGGTGACGCGCCTGATCGACACGTTCCGCGTCGCGGCCGAGGAGTCGGTGCGCATCGACGGAGAGGTGCTGAACCTCGAGATCTCGGCGCGCGCGAAGGGCTACCGCGGGTTCACGAAGCGCGTGCCGATCGGCGCGTGCTCGTTCATCTCGCCGTTCAACTTCCCGCTCAACCTCGCGGCGCACAAGGTCGCGCCGGCGATCGCGGTGGGCTGTCCCTTCGTGCTCAAGCCCGCGTCGCGCACCCCGCTCGGCGCGCTGATCATCGGCGAGGTGCTCGCGGAGACCGAGCTGCCGCCGGGCGCGTTCTCGATCCTCCCGGTGCACCGCGATGGCGCCGATCTCTTCACGACCGACGAGCGCTTCAAGCTGCTCTCGTTCACCGGCTCGCCCGCGGTCGGATGGGATCTCAAGGCGCGCGCGGGCAAGAAGAAGGTCGTGCTCGAGCTCGGCGGAAACGCCGCGTGCATCGTCGACGAGGATCAGCGCGACCAGCTCGATCGCGTGGTCGAGCGCATCGTGTTCGGCGCCTACTACCAGTCGGGCCAGAGCTGCATCAGCGTGCAGCGCATCCTCGTGCACGCGTCGCTCTACGACGCGCTGCGCGAGCGCCTCGTGACCGCGGTGCGGGCGCTGCGCTCGGGCGACCCGAAGGACGAGAGCACGTTCATCGGCCCGATGATCTCGGAGAGCGAAGCGAAGCGCCTCGACGGCTGGATCCAGGACGCGGCGAAGAAGGGCGCGAAGGTGCTCGTCGGCGGCAAGCGCGAGGGCACGATGCTCGACGCGACGCTCGTCGAGGACACGCCGCGCGACTGCGCGCTCTACGCGGAGGAAGCGTTCGGCCCCGTCGCGCTGCTCTCGCGCTTCGAGCGCTTCGAGGACGCGATCGCCGAGGTGAACGACAGCAAGTTCGGCCTGCAGGCGGGCGTGTTCACGCGCGACGTGTTCAAGGCGCAGCGCGCGTGGGACGAGCTCGAGGTGGGCGGCGTGATCATCAACGACGTCCCGAGCTTCCGCGTCGACAACATGCCGTACGGCGGGGTGAAGGAGAGCGGGCTCGGTCGCGAGGGCATCCGCAGCGCGATCGACGACATGACCGAGGTGCGGCTGATGATCCTGAAGATGCCGTGA
- a CDS encoding RNA polymerase sigma factor translates to MTTKNDDPVLDLSDAVKGSWHRFLDLYEPLRPELYRYCRHLTRSPWDADDLVQDTLARAFVTLGTLEGNAPARPRAWLFRVASNLWIDRVRRQRELASEIDAASTTSDPRAQREAAGTLLSQLSPQERASVVLKDVFDLTLEEIAETLSTTIGAVKAALHGGRSKLVDPAMHERARPLPSREVIDAFVDAFNAHDLDRVAALLMERSTVEVVRVCTQYGREAARSGALTGMMFGSRRLAAADVEGGIDPRFIQGARPTPPRIEVRSHRGEWLLVHWYDHEDGEAVRAFTRVEIDGDHIARVRNYFYTPDVIEEISRELDVPFKLNGHRYW, encoded by the coding sequence ATGACGACGAAGAACGACGATCCGGTGCTCGATCTGTCCGATGCCGTGAAGGGCTCGTGGCATCGATTCCTCGATCTCTACGAGCCGCTCCGGCCCGAGCTCTATCGCTACTGTCGCCACCTCACGCGCTCGCCGTGGGACGCGGACGACCTCGTGCAGGACACGCTCGCGCGCGCGTTCGTGACGCTCGGGACGCTCGAAGGGAATGCGCCCGCGAGGCCGCGCGCGTGGCTCTTCCGCGTCGCGTCGAACCTCTGGATCGATCGCGTGCGAAGGCAGCGCGAGCTCGCGAGCGAGATCGACGCGGCGAGCACCACGAGCGACCCGCGGGCGCAGCGCGAGGCCGCGGGCACGCTGCTCTCGCAGCTCTCGCCGCAGGAGCGCGCGTCCGTGGTGCTGAAGGACGTGTTCGACCTCACGCTCGAGGAGATCGCGGAGACGCTCTCGACGACCATCGGCGCGGTGAAGGCAGCGCTGCACGGAGGGCGCAGCAAGCTCGTCGATCCCGCGATGCACGAGCGGGCGCGTCCCCTCCCCTCGCGCGAGGTGATCGATGCGTTCGTCGACGCGTTCAACGCGCACGATCTCGATCGCGTGGCGGCGCTGCTGATGGAGCGCAGCACGGTCGAGGTGGTGCGCGTGTGCACGCAGTACGGCCGCGAGGCCGCGCGGAGCGGCGCGCTCACCGGGATGATGTTCGGGAGCCGTCGGCTCGCCGCGGCGGACGTCGAGGGCGGGATCGATCCGCGCTTCATCCAGGGCGCGCGCCCCACGCCGCCGCGCATCGAGGTGCGTTCGCATCGCGGCGAGTGGCTCCTCGTGCACTGGTACGACCACGAGGACGGCGAGGCCGTGCGCGCGTTCACGCGCGTGGAGATCGACGGCGATCACATCGCGCGCGTGCGCAACTACTTCTACACGCCCGACGTGATCGAAGAGATCAGCCGCGAGCTCGACGTGCCGTTCAAGCTGAACGGCCACCGTTACTGGTGA